The DNA region CCAGCGGTGGCCGTGCAGCGCCCAGTACACGCGGCCGGCCACAAGCGCCTCGTCGTCCATCCAGGCCACGGTGGTGCGCAGTTCGCGCTGGCCGGGCCAGGGCGCGACGGGCGCGGGCGTATCGAAGTCGTCTTCGGCCGTGGCCGACGGGGCACCCGGTGCTGCCAGGATCCAGTCGCCGCGCGATACGTCGACCTCGCGGTCCAGCACGATGCCGGCGCTGGTGCCGGCGGGCACGTCGCCCGGGCGGCGGGCGTGGTCCAGCACCTGGGCCACGGTGGCCAGCTGGCCGCTCGGGAAGACCTGCACGGCCGTGCCGGGCGCGAATTTGCCTGCGGCCACACGGCCCCAGAACACGCGGCGGCCTTGCGAGGTGTCGGCGGACGAAGAGAACTTCTCCACCCACTGCACCGGGAAGGCCACGGGCAGCGCCACATCGGCGGGCGTGTTGGGCAGCAGCTCCAGGATCTGCAGGAGGCTGGGGCCTTCGTAGCCGCACCAGCCGGGCGCCGCGTCCACCACGTTGAAGCCCTTGAGGGCCGACACGGGCACCGTGGCGCGCACGGCAATGCGGGCGGCGTGGGCGAACTTCTCCAGCGCCGCGCGGATGTGCGCGAAGGCCAGGGCCGGGTCTTCGACCGCGTCCAGCTTGTTCACGGCGAACACCAGCGAGGGCACACGCAGCAGGTTGACCAGCAACGAGTGGCGGCGTGTCTGCGGCAGCAGCGCGAGCTGCGGGTTCTTCCAGTCGAGCTTGGTGGCGTCGACCAGCACCACGGCGGCGTCGGCGCTGCTGGCGGCGGTGACCATGTTGCGCGTGTACTGCTCATGGCCCGGCGCGTCGCCGATGATGAACTTGCGCGTTTCGGTAGCGAAATAGCGATAGGCCACGTCGATGGTGATGCCTTGCTCGCGCTCGGCGCTGAGGCCGTCGGTCAGCAGGGCCAGGTCGGTCTCGCCACCGCGCTGCACGCCGGCCAGGTGGTCCTGCAGCACCGCACGGCTGTCCACCAGCAGGCGGCCGATCAGCGTGCTCTTGCCGTCATCCACCGAACCGCAGGTGATGAACTTCAGAGCCGATTGGTGGTCGTTTTGGCCTGCAGCGCTCGTGGTGCTTGCGCTGGTAGCTATTGAATTGGTAGTGGTTGTCATGGAACTCTCTCAGTCACCCGAAGGTGCGTTGAAACCGGCGCGGTCCAGGCGAGGACCGCCGTGCAAGGGCCGCCCCGCCGCACTGGCGGTGTCCCCCTTCCCGCGCTGCGCAGCAGCGCGAGAGAAGGGGGAAGGCGCGCAGCGCCACAGGGGGATGCACATCAAAAGTACCCGTCTTTCTTGCGCTTCTCCATGGAAGCATCCGATGTCTTGTCGTCCATGCGCGTGGCGCCGCGTTCGCTCACGTCGGCAGCCAGGGTCTCGATGACGATGTCGGCCGCCGTGGCCGCCGTGCTCTCCACGGGGGCCGTACAGGTGATGTCGCCCACGGTGCGAAAGCGCACGTCGCGCGTTTCTACCTGCTCGCCATCGCGCGGCGGGGTGAGCTCGGTCACCGGCATCAGCAGGCCCTTGCGTTCGACCACCTGGCGCTTGTGCGTGTAGTACAGCGAGGGCAGGCCGATTTGCTCGCGCTCGATGTACTGCCACACGTCCAACTCGGTCCAGTTGCTGATGGGGAACACGCGGAAGTGCTCGCCGGGCGCCAGGCGCGTGTTGAACAGCGTCCACAGCTCGGGCCGCTGGGCCTTGGGCTGCCATTGGCCGAAGCTGTCGCGGTGCGAAAAGATGCGCTCCTTGGCGCGGGCCTTTTCCTCGTCGCGGCGGGCGCCGCCGATGAGGGCGTCGAAGCGGAACTCCTCGATGGCTTCCAGCAGCGTGACCGACTGGTGCACGTTGCGCGATTCGCCGGGGTGCGCCAGGCGCACGGTGCCGCGGGCCATCGAATCCTCGACATTGCGTACGATGAGATCGGCGCCCAGCTCCTTCGCGCGGAAGTCACGGAAGTCCGTCACCTCGGGGAAGTTGTGGCCCGTGTCGATCATCAGCAGCGGGTAGGGAATGCGGCCCACGCCGAACGCCTTCTCGGCGCACTTGAGCATCACCAGTGAGTCCTTGCCGCCGGAAAACAGCAGGGTGGGCCGCTCGAAGGCGGCGGCGACCTCGCGCAGAATGAAGATGGTTTCTTCTTCCAGTGCGTCCAGGTGGCGGTTGCTGAGCTGGCTCAGCACATGGGGTTCGGTGCGGGCGTTCATGCGCGGTCTCGTGGTGATCTCGGGGGCGTTCTCGGTCAGGCAGCGTCGCGGAAGTGCGGCAGCGGGTGCGCCACGTCGCCCTGGTAGAACGCGTGGAAGCGATCGAACTGGCGCTGTGCGTCAGCTGCGTCCACGCCTTCGCGCAGCACGGCCACGTCGAAGCCGCAGCGGGCCATCTGCACCAGCTGGTCGATGAGCACGTCGCCCGTGGCGCGGATCTCGCCGGTGAACTTCAGGCGCTGGCGCAGCAGGCGCGCCTGGCTGTAGGCACGGCCATCGGTGAACTTGGGAAAGTGCAGGTCGATGCGCGTGACGCCGGTGAGGTCTTGCACCAGCGGATCGGCATCGTTGGCCAGTTCCAGAACGTTTTGGCCCTCTGCGCCCGTCGAATGGGCGCTGGCAGCTATTATTTTCATATTATTTCGGTGGCGTGGGTTCAGGCGGTGGCTTCGGCGGCAGGGTGGCGCGCGGCGTTGCCGGCGGCCTTGAAGGGCTCGATGCCCACGCGGCGCACGGTGTCGATGAAGTGCTCGTATTTCTGGCCCTGCGCGGCGCGTGCCGCGTCGGCGGGCAGCAGCTGGCGCTGGTCGCGGTAGGTGGCGAGCAGCGCCTCGATGACGCCGGGCACCTCGGCCGCGCTGAACGACGGGCCGATGATCTTGCCCGGCTGGGCGGGGCCCGACAGGTCGGTGCCGTCGGCGCCGCCCAGCGTGATCTGGTACCACTCCTTGCCGTCCTTGTCGACGCCGAGGATGCCGATGTGGCCGCTGTGGTGGTGGCCGCAGCTGTTGATGCAGCCGCTGATGTGCAGGTCGATCTCGCCCAGGTCCCACAGCTCGTCCAGGTCCTGGTAGCGCTCGGTGATGGCCTCGGCGATCGGCAGCGACCGCGCGTTGGCCAGCGAGCAGAAGTCGCCGCCGGGGCAGGCGATCATGTCGGTCAGCAGGCCGATGTTGGGCTGGGCCAGGCCCAGCGCCTTGGCGGCCTTGTACAGGGCGGGCAGCTGGTCGCGGCGCACCCAGGGCAGCACCAGGTTCTGCTCGTGCGTCACGCGCAGCTCGCTGGCGGAGAAACGGTCGGCCAGGTCGGCCGCGGCTTCCATCTGCTCGGCCGTGGCGTCGCCCGGCGCGTAGCCCAGGCGCTTGAACGACAGCACCACGGCGCGCAGTTGCGGCAGGCGGTGCGGCAGCACGTTGCGGGTCAGCCATCGGCCGAAATTCCGGTCTTCCTCCGAGGCCGCGCGCAGCAGGGCGAGCGTCTCGGCCTCGGCATCGGCCGGCGACAGGTCGAGCGCGGGCTCCTGGAAGTTGGCCGCCACGCGGTCGTATTCGGCCTGCGTGATGGTGTGCGGGCCGCCTTCCACCTCGACGATCTGGCGGAACTCCTCGTTCACCTGGTCCACGTAGGTCTGGCCTTCGGACTTCACGAGGATCTTGATGCGCGCCTTCCACAGGTTGTCGCGGCGGCCGTAGCGGTTGTAGACGCGGATCACGGCTTCCAGGTAGTTCATGACCTGGTTCCACGGCAGGAACTCGCGCAGCACGGGGCTGATGACCGGGGTGCGGCCCATGCCGCCGCCCACGCGCACCTGAAAGCCCAGTTCGCCCGCATCGTTCTTCACCAGCTGCAGGCCGACGTCGTACCAGCCGAGGGCGGCGCGGTCTTCACGGGCGCCGTTGAGCGACACCTTGAACTTGCGCGGCAGGAAGGCGAACTCGGGGTGCAGCGTGCTCCACTGGCGCAGGATCTCGGCGAAGGGGCGCGGGTCGGCGATCTCGTCGGCGGCGATGCCAGCCAGCGCATCGCTGGTGATGTTGCGGATGCAGTTGCCGCTGGTCTGGATGCCGTGCAGCTGCACGCTGGCCAGCAGGTCCATCACGTCGGCGCTCTTGTCGAGCGGGATCCAGTTGTACTGCACGTTGGTGCGCGTGGTGAAGTGGCCGTAGCCGTACTTCAGGTGCGTGTTGATGCGGCGGCCGTCGGCCAGCGGGATGTCGCCCAGCTTCTCCTGCGTGGCCTGCGCTTCGGCCAGCAGGGCCGCGTCGGGCTGGTCGTATTCGCGGGCCACCTTGGCCAGCACGCGCAGCTGCGTGCTCGACAGCTCGCCGTAGGGCACGGCGACGCGCAGCATGGGCGCGTAGCGCTGCACATACCAGCCATTCTGCAGGCGCAGGGGCTTGAACTCGTCGCCGGAGATCTTGCCGGCGTAGTAGCGTTCCAGCTGGTCGCGGTACTGGTCCGCCCGCAGGCGGATGAACTGTTTGTCGAACTCGGTGTATTGGTACATGGTGGGGCGGGGCGTTGTCGGGTGACGCGCGGTCGTCTCAGAAAGCGTGGGGTAGCAGGCCGGTGGCCGCGCGCCGGGGCGCGCAGAAGCCAGCGCGGATTGGACCAGAACGGCTGCGCTCGTGCGCGGAGCGGCCCTGCACGGCGCGGGCGGCGCGCAGCACCTGCCGCAGGCGGGTGCCGGAATGGTCGGAAGCGGCGTCGGACGCAATGGATCGCATGGGGTGCGACTGTAGAGGGCGTCCTTATGGAAGCAAACTATTGTTTTGTGCTTCCTTTATGCAAGTTGAGTTATTTGCATTCGCCTGGCCCGTGTGGGAAGAAGGGAGCGGATGTCGGCCCCGGCGTATCAGCGTTGCAGATACGCCGGGTGCGACCGGGCTGGCCGGGCGCGGCCAGCCGCTCTCAAGCCGGTACAGCGAAGCGTTCGGTGCCGAGGGCGCGCGCCAGCCGGGCGTCCAGCGGCAGGGGTTCGTCGTGCAGGCGGGCCGCCAGCAGCTCTCCGCACAGCAGCGCCAGCGTGAGCCCGCGCGCCCCCATGGCCGTGGAGACCCACAGGCCGGGCAGGGCGAGGGCGTCCACCGGGCCGGTGATCGGCAGCCGGTCGCTGGAGGCGCAGCGCACGGCGGCCCAGTCGCGCACAGCGGGTTCGTCGGCGCCGCCGATGCCCTCGATCGCCCGGTGGAAAGTGGGCGCCAGTTGCTCGGCCATGGCGGGCAGCAGCTTGTGCAGCTTGGCCAGGTTGTCCCCGTGCGAGGCGCGGACTTCTTCGGGCAGCAGCGGCAGCCGGCTCTGGCCTCGCTCGAAGGTGGAGCCGGCGTGCCAGGCGTGGCCGCCCGGCACAGGGATGTGCGGCACCAGGCTGCCGCTGCCATTGACGGGGAAGGGCGGCCAGCCCGCGCTATCTGCCGGCTGCAGTCCCCAGGACAACTGGCCGCGCAGAGGGCGCACTGTCCAGCGGTCGTCCAGTAGAGGCATGCTGCCCGGGCCGGCGGCCACGATGGCGTGCGAGGCGGTGGCCAGCACGGTGCCCTGGGCGTCGAGCGCCTGCCACAGGGGGGCGCCCGCGGCATCCGTGGTGCGACGCAGTGTGGCCACCCGGGCGCCTGGGTGCCAAGTGATGCGGGCCTGCGCCAAAAGCGACTGCACCAGCCGTGCCGGGCGCACCCAGCCAGCGCGCACGTGCCAGCAGGCCGCCGTGTCGGCCGGCAGGCCGGCGCACTGCAGCGTGTCGGCATCTGCGCTGCGGCTCCAGTCGTTCCCGGGGCCGCTGCGCCATTCAGACGGCAGGCCGGGGTCGCCGTCCACGCGGTGCTCCAGCACGCCGCAGGGGCTCCAGTCCTCCCCGGACTGCAGCGCCGCCAGGGCCTGCAGGGTGGTGCGCACACCGTTGCGTGACAGCCTGGACAGCACGCTGTCGTCGCGCGAGACATGCGGTGCGAACAGCCCGGCCGGCAGGCCCGAGGCGCCGGCTGCGGGCGCATTGCCCTGGTCCAGCACCTGCACCTGCCAGCCGCGGCGTGCCAGGCTGGCGGCCGCGGCGGCCCCGGCCAGCCCGGCGCCGATCACCAGGGCCTGCCCCGGCGCGGCAACGGCGACCGTGGGGGCCGCGTCGCGTGCGGTGCGGGGCTCCCAGCGCGGGTCGAAGATGGCCTGCAGGTTGTCGCGCTTGGGGGGCACCCCGGCCACTTTGCGCACCTCGAAGCCGCACTGCGCGAGGGCGTCCCGCACGGCGCGGGCGATGGTCCAGGTGGCCAGGCGCGTGCCGCGCCGGCAGCAGCGCGCGACGGCCTTGAGCGTCTGCGGCTCCCAGATCTCGGGATTGCGCTGCGGGCTGAAGCCGTCCAGGTAGATGGAGTCCGCGGTGGGTGTCTGCTGGCGCAGCATGGCCTGGGCATCGCCCACATACAGCGTGAGCAGCACGCGGCCCTCCTCGAACGACAGGCGGTGCACGCCCGGCAGCAGGCCCCAGAACTGGTCGTGGAGTTGCTGCGCCAGCGCCAGCAGATGCGGGTGGGCGTGCGCCGCACGCAGCAGATCGGCCGGGCTCACGGGCCAGGCTTCGCAGGACATGAAATGCAGGATCAGCGGGCGCTGCGGGTCGTGCCGCCAGGCGTCCCAGGTCACCAGGAAGTTCAGCCCGAAGCCGAATCCGGTCTCCAGAATGCGCCATTGCGACTGCCCGGCCCACGCCGCAGGCAGGCCGCAGCCTTGCAGAAAAGTGTCTTGCGCCTGTTGCAGGCCGCCGTTTTCGCTGTGGTAGCGGTCTTGGAAGCGCGGGCTGTAGGGCGTGCCGTCTGGCATCCAGTCGATGGGTTCGGACATAAGGCGCCGATTGTCCGCGCCCGCAGGAGGTGACCGGGCGAGCCGAACACGAAGGGTTGCGCGATGTCAGAGGGACTGCGCTACGCGTTGAGCGCGGCGCGAAAAACTGCGCGGCCCAGGCCAGCAGACGCCAAGCAAGGGCCGCCCCGCCGCGACGGCGTCGTCCCCCTTCCGCATCGCGCAGCGATGCCAGAGAAGGGGGAAGGCGCGCAGCGCCTCAGGGGGGTGCCGTGATCAAGCGCTCGGAGGCACGTAGCCCTGGGCGGCGTCGGCCCCATCGCCGAAGAAGTGCTGTTCCATCTGGCGTGCCAGGTACTGGCGGGCGCGGGCATCGGCCAGGTTCAGGCGGTTTTCGTTCACCAGCATCGTCTGGTGCTTGAGCCAGCCGGCCCAGGCTTCCTTGCTGACGCTTTCCCAGATGCGCTTGCCCAGTTCACCGGGGTAGGGGGGAAAGTCCAGGCCTTCGGCTTCCTTGCCGAGCTTGATGCATTGAACGGTACGTGCCATGAAAAGAACTTCCTGAATCGATGGGTTAGATGTTTTGGGTATTAAGAACTGAAATTTCAGTAGTTCCAGTTTTGAAGAGCGACTTTCAGAATGCGTTGCATCGGTGGATTGCACCGGTTCACATCGACACCAGAAAGCCTCTCATGAACGTTCGCCGTCACTTTATCAAGTTTCCCCTGGCTGCCGCCCTGATCAGCACCTTGGCCCTGACGGCACTGCCGTCGTTCGGCCAGACCAAGCAGTTCCTGAACGTGTCGTACGACCCGACGCGCGAGCTGTACGTGGAATACAACCAGGCGTTCGGCAAGCACTGGAAGGCCAAGACGGGGCAGGACGTGCAGTTCAAGCAGTCGCACGGCGGCTCGGGCAAGCAGGCCCGCTCGATCATCGACGGCATCGACGCCGATGTGGCCACGCTGGCCCTGGGCGGCGACATCGATGCGCTGGCCAAGCATGGTCTGCTGGCAGCCGACTGGCAAAAGCGCCTGCCGCACAACTCGGCGCCCTACAGCTCGACCATCGTCTTCCTGGTGAAGAAGGGCAACCCCAAGGGCCTGAAGGACTGGGACGACCTGATCAAGCCCGGCGTGCAGGTGATCACCCCCAACCCCAAAACCTCGGGCGGCGCCCGCTGGAACTACCTGGCCGCCTGGGAATTCGCCAAGCGCAAGTACGGCGGTGACGCCAAGGCCAAGGAATTCGTCGGCAACCTGTACAAGAACGTGCCGGTGCTGGACACGGGCGCGCGCGGCTCCACGATCACCTTCGTGCAGCGCGGCGTGGGCGACGTGCTGCTGGCCTGGGAAAACGAAGCCTTCCTGGCGCTGAAGGAATTCGGCCCCGAGAAGTTCGAGATCGTCGTGCCGTCGCTGTCCATCCTGGCCGAGCCCAGCGTGGCGGTGGTGGACAAGGTGGTGGACAAGAAGGGCTCCCGCGCCCTGGCCGAGGAATACCTGAAGTACCTGTATTCGGACGAAGGCCAGGACATTGCCGGCAAGAACTTCTACCGCCCGACCAGTGAGAAGGCCAAGGCCAAGTACGACAAGCAGTTCCCCAAGCTCACGCTGGTGACCATCGACCAGGCCTTTGGCGGCTGGACGAAGGCCGACAAGGACCATTTCGCCGATGGTGGCAGCTTCGACCAGATCTACACCAATAAGTAATGAAAATAGGCTGTAGCGCTTATTGGATAAGCGCATGCAGCTATCATTAACGTAGCAAAAGCAAGGCCCCGCATGTCCGTCCTCCTGATCGCTGGCAGTCCCTCGGAGCGCTCCCGGTCCGCCGCGCTGCTGGACGCCGTGGCCCGGCGGCTGGCGCTGCGCGGGGCGCGCACCGAGCGGCTGGACGTGCGCAGCCTGCCGCCCCAGGCCTTGCTGTGGGCCGATGCCAGCCACCCGGACCTGGCCCGCGCGCAGCACCAGGTGGCGAGCGCCGACGTGGTGGTGGTCGCCACGCCGGTCTACAAGGCGGCCTACAGCGGGGTGCTCAAGGTGTTTCTCGACCTGCTGCCCCAGGCGGCCCTCAAGGGCAAGACGGTGCTGCCGCTGGCCACCGGCGGCAGCCCGCACCACATGCTGGCGCTCGACTATGCGCTGCGGCCCGTGCTGCAGTCGCTGGGCGCCAAGCACATTCTGCCCGGCATCTACGCCACCGATGCCCAGGTGGTGCTGACGCCGGAAGGCGCCAGCCAGGTGGGGGCGGAGGTGGCCCAGCGCATCGACGAAGCCGTACATCTTTTGGCCACCGAAACCCTGCGCGCCCCGGAGCCGGCCCCTGCGGCGGCGGGGCGGTTCTCGCCGGTGCACTTCTCGCAGGTGCGATGTAGCGTCTGATGCCGCGCGGCGCCCACCGGCGCGCGCGCTTTCCGCCTGACGTCTCCGTTCATTTTTTGATCGTCCGTGTTCGCACGGGCAGGGCGCAGCTTTGTCTGGCCCCCTCCACCGGAAGGATTCCCGATGCCGCACAGCCCCTCGACCTTCGCGCAGTTGCCCGACTCTGGCTCCGGCGAGGCCGCCGCCCCCGCGCCGGCCGGCAGCCCCTGGCTGCGTGCGCTGCGCGCCGTGGGCGTGGCGGCGCTGGTGATCGCTGCGCTGTTCGTCATCGCGGCCTTCCTTCTGCTGCCGGTCGTTCCCGCCTGAGCGGACACGCCGGTTCACCGCCCTTCCTCGCTCTTCTTGCCTTTGCGGAAAGACACCACACCATGACTTCGCCCTTCCTGCACTCCCTGGCCTCCGCCCCGCGGGGCGACGCCGTCCCCGTGTCCCGCCGCCGTGTGCTGGCCTCCGCTGCCGGCGCCGCTGCGGTGCTGGCCGCCGGCGGAGCCGCCTGGGCCCAGCCGAAGGGCGAGCGCGTGCTGCGCGTCGGCCACCAGAAGGGCTGGCTGTCGCTGCTCAAGGGACGCGGCACGCTGGAGAAGAGCCTGGCGCCGCTGGGCGTGAAGGTGACCTGGACGGAGTTCAATGCCGGCCCGGTGCAGCTGGAGGCACTGAACGTCGGCTCCATCGACTTCGGCGACGTGGGCGAGGCCCCGCCGATCTTTGCCCAGGCCGCGGGTGCGCCCCTGGTCTATGCGGGCGCCACCGTGCCGCGCCCGCAGCTGGAAGCGGTGATCGTGCCCAAGGGCTCGCCCATCCGCAGCGTGGCCGACCTGAAGGGCAAGCGCGTGGCCTACAACAAGGGCTCCAACGTGCAGTACTTCCTGGTCAAGCTGCTGGAGAAGCACGGACTCAAGTACGCGGACGTGCAGTCCGTCTTCCTGGCGCCGCCCGATGCCCGGGCGGCTTTCGAGCGCGGTGCGGTGGACGCCTGGGTGATCTGGGACCCGTTCCTCGCTGCCGCGCAGAAGACGCTGGAGGCGCGCCTGCTGGCCGACGCCACGGGCGTGGTCAACAACCGTGCGTACTACTTCAGCTCGCGCGACTTCGCCACCAAGAACCCCGACGTGCTGCGCATCGCCGTCAAGGAGATCGATGCGGTGGACCAGTGGGTGTCGAAGAACAAGGGGGAGGCCGCGGCCGAGCTGTCTGCCGTGCTGGGGCTGGACCGGTCCATCACCGAGCTGTTCGTCGGCCGCGCAGGCTATGGCACGTCGGTGGTCACGCGCGAGATCCTGGCCGAGCAGCAGGCGATCGCCGACACCTTCTTCGCGCTCAAGCTCATTCCGAAGCAGCTCAACCTGCTGCATGCGGCCCCGGTCGACCTGCTGTGAGAACGCACGCCATGACCGCGCTCCTTCCCGGCTCTCTGCACCCACGCTTCGATCGCGTGCTGGCCGTGACCGCGGCCGCCTGGGGCCTTTCGTTGCCCTCGCCGCTGCCGGCGCACCGCGTTGCGCGTGCGCTGGGGGCGCGTCCTCCCGTGGCCCGCGTGCGCACCACCGCTGCCGCCCCCTTCAGCGGCTTCGCCATTTCCTACTGACCCGACGCACAGCGTCAGGAGACCGTCTATGCAAGTGTTCTGGTTCATTCCTACCCACGGCGATAGCCGCTACCTGGGCACCGCCGAAGGTGGCCGGGCACTGTCGCACGACTATGTCAAGCAGGTCGCCGTGGCGGCCGACAGCCTGGGCTACGAGGGCGTGCTCATTCCCACGGGCCGCTCCTGCGAGGACCCGTGGGTGATCGCCTCCAGCCTCATCGGCGAAACCAAGCGCCTGAAGTTCCTGGTGGCCGTGCGCCCGGGGCTGCACCAGCCCAGCCTGGCCGCGCGCATGGCGGCCAGCTTCGACCGCCTCAGCGGCGGGCGCCTGCTCATCAACCTGGTGACCGGCGGCGACCAGACCGAGCTGGAAGGCGACGGGGTGTTCCTGGACCACGCCGCGCGCTACGAGCAATCGGCCGAGTTCATCCGCATATGGCGCGAGATCCTGGCGCGCAGCCATGACGGCGGCACCTTCGATTACGAAGGCAAGCATCTCAGCGTGAAGGGCGCCAAGCAGCTGTTTCCGCCGCTGCAGAAGCCCTATCCCCCTGTGTACTTCGGTGGCTCGTCGGCCGCCGCGCACGATCTGGCGGCCGAGCAGGTCGATGCCTATCTGACCTGGGGCGAGCCCCCCGCCGAAGTGGCCAAGAAAGTCGCCGACGTGCGCGAGAAGGCGGCCCGCCATGGCCGCACGGTGAAGTTCGGCATCCGCCTGCATGTCATCGTGCGCGAGACCGATGCGGCAGCCTGGGCCGCCGCCGAAGACTTGATCAGCCGCGTGAAGGACGAGACGGTCGTGCAGGCGCAGGCCGTCTTCGCACGCATGGACTCCGAAGGCCAGCGCCGCATGGCCGCGCTGCACGCAAGGGCGAGAAACAAGGCTCCCACGCTCGACGCTGGCGCGTCTTCGCTGCCCCCCGAGGGGGCTCAATCGCCTAGGGGCGGCCCGTCGGCGATTGGACGCTCCCGCGCCGATCTGGAAATCAGCCCCAACCTGTGGGCCGGCGTGGGCCTGGTGCGCGGCGGCGCGGGCACGGCCCTGGTGGGCGATCCGCAGACGGTGGCGGCACGCATCGAGGAGTACGCGGCCCTGGGCATCGACACCTTCGTGCTTTCGGGTTACCCGCACCTGGAAGAGGCGTACCGCTTCGCCGAGCTGGTGTTCCCCCTGCTGCCGCTGCGCGTGCAGGAACGGCTCACCGGCGGCCACGCCCTCGGGCCCTTCGGCGAGACCGTGGGCAACCAGTACGTGCCGCGCGCGGCCCAGAGCTGAACGGCGGCAACGCCTCAACGAACAAGGAAAGAACGCACCCATGGCCATCCACTC from Paracidovorax wautersii includes:
- a CDS encoding FMNH2-dependent alkanesulfonate monooxygenase translates to MQVFWFIPTHGDSRYLGTAEGGRALSHDYVKQVAVAADSLGYEGVLIPTGRSCEDPWVIASSLIGETKRLKFLVAVRPGLHQPSLAARMAASFDRLSGGRLLINLVTGGDQTELEGDGVFLDHAARYEQSAEFIRIWREILARSHDGGTFDYEGKHLSVKGAKQLFPPLQKPYPPVYFGGSSAAAHDLAAEQVDAYLTWGEPPAEVAKKVADVREKAARHGRTVKFGIRLHVIVRETDAAAWAAAEDLISRVKDETVVQAQAVFARMDSEGQRRMAALHARARNKAPTLDAGASSLPPEGAQSPRGGPSAIGRSRADLEISPNLWAGVGLVRGGAGTALVGDPQTVAARIEEYAALGIDTFVLSGYPHLEEAYRFAELVFPLLPLRVQERLTGGHALGPFGETVGNQYVPRAAQS